From Acanthopagrus latus isolate v.2019 chromosome 22, fAcaLat1.1, whole genome shotgun sequence, the proteins below share one genomic window:
- the LOC119012713 gene encoding estrogen-related receptor gamma-like isoform X4 encodes MKCLKVGMLKEGVRLDRVRGGRQKYKRRLDAENSAYLGLTIPPPAKKPLTKIVSHLLVVEPEKIYAMPDPTMPDGDIKALTTLCDLADRELVVIIGWAKHIPGFSTLSLADQMSLLQSAWMEILVLSIVFRSLPCEDEIVYAEDYVVDEEQARISGLLDLHVAILPLVRRYKKLRMEKEEFVSLKAIALANSDSMHIENIEAVQRLQDSLHEALQDFEGSQHPEDPRRAGKLLMTLPLLRQTATKAVQHFYSIKMQGKVPMHKLFLEMLEAKA; translated from the exons ATGAAATGTCTTAAAGTTGGCATGTTGAAAGAAG GTGTGCGTCTGGACCGGGtgagaggggggagacagaAGTACAAACGGAGGTTGGACGCAGAGAACAGCGCCTACCTCGGCCTCACCATCCCCCCTCCTGCCAAGAAGCCAT TGACGAAGATCGTTTCCCATCTGTTGGTGGTGGAGCCAGAGAAGATCTATGCCATGCCTGACCCCACCATGCCCGACGGAGACATCAAGGCCCTGACCACGCTGTGCGACTTGGCCGACCGCGAACTCGTTGTCATCATCGGCTGGGCAAAACATATCCCAG GTTTTTCCACTCTCTCGCTGGCAGACCAGATGAGTTTACTGCAGAGTGCCTGGATGGAGATACTGGTGCTGAGCATCGTGTTTCGCTCGCTGCCCTGCGAGGACGAGATTGTGTACGCAGAGGACTACGTGGTGGATGAGGAGCAGGCGAGGATCTCGGGCCTGCTGGACCTGCACGTCGCCATCCTGCCGCTGGTGCGGCGCTACAAGAAGCTGCGCATGGAGAAGGAGGAGTTTGTTTCGCTCAAAGCCATCGCCCTCGCCAACTCAG ACTCCATGCACATAGAGAATATCGAGGCGGTCCAAAGGCTCCAGGATTCTCTCCATGAGGCCCTGCAGGACTTTGAGGGCTCCCAGCATCCGGAGGACCCTCGGCGGGCTGGCAAGCTGCTAATGACCCTGCCTCTGCTCCGTCAGACCGCCACCAAGGCCGTGCAGCACTTCTACAGCATCAAAATGCAGGGCAAAGTCCCCATGCACAAACTATTCCTCGAGATGCTGGAAGCCAAGGCTTGA